A region from the Maridesulfovibrio zosterae DSM 11974 genome encodes:
- a CDS encoding glycosyltransferase, translated as MKYDIGLVGSLCSCDIVTAVKLQNAGLKTVVLSKGRVSRSANIQSIPASIQKNLDKIDIINFNPGVDFYKKAKCCRLILSFSGSILGGLRECYPLKFLPDFPPIVNIATGSDVTEFINEQSFAARIYRNLLKTSPMNWMVEYPLALKFIQKYDIPNTYFMPFPGIAHDYFTPLPTTKKVRILNPSRIDWKLNDPGEWRASSNGNDRFIRAFARALDAGLDAEATLIFRGPDKVEAKKLVSSLGIDDAIIWKDELSRDQLLNEIREHHVVADQFDLGGFGGITIESMSIGRPVLIYLNQVSSSIMFRGDGPPVLNCHSEDEIFSQLMLLKDRSTINDISIQSQSWIMKYYSGTESLAEFIYHYYRLTGHCVQDYGWNHYSTK; from the coding sequence ATGAAATACGATATAGGACTAGTAGGCTCTCTTTGCAGTTGTGATATTGTTACTGCCGTAAAACTTCAGAATGCTGGGTTGAAAACGGTTGTATTAAGTAAAGGTCGTGTCAGTCGTTCTGCCAACATCCAAAGTATACCTGCTTCAATCCAAAAAAATTTAGATAAAATTGATATTATAAATTTTAATCCTGGTGTGGATTTTTATAAAAAAGCTAAATGCTGCCGTTTAATATTAAGTTTTTCGGGCTCGATACTTGGTGGACTGCGTGAATGTTATCCATTAAAATTTTTGCCCGATTTTCCCCCTATAGTAAATATTGCAACAGGATCGGATGTAACAGAATTTATTAATGAGCAAAGTTTTGCTGCCAGAATTTATAGAAACCTTTTAAAAACTTCTCCTATGAACTGGATGGTTGAATATCCTTTGGCATTAAAATTTATACAAAAATATGATATTCCAAATACTTACTTTATGCCTTTTCCTGGAATTGCCCATGACTATTTTACCCCTCTTCCAACGACGAAGAAAGTGAGAATTTTAAATCCATCCAGAATTGATTGGAAACTAAATGATCCAGGAGAATGGCGCGCTTCTTCTAATGGTAACGATCGATTTATTAGAGCTTTCGCAAGGGCTCTCGATGCGGGACTTGATGCTGAGGCGACACTCATTTTCAGGGGACCGGATAAAGTTGAAGCAAAGAAACTTGTTTCCAGCCTTGGAATTGATGATGCCATAATTTGGAAAGATGAACTCTCAAGAGATCAACTACTAAATGAAATAAGAGAGCATCACGTTGTTGCGGATCAATTTGATCTCGGTGGTTTTGGAGGAATAACGATTGAATCAATGTCTATAGGACGTCCTGTACTTATTTATCTTAATCAAGTCTCTTCCAGCATTATGTTCAGAGGGGATGGACCGCCTGTTCTTAATTGCCATTCTGAAGATGAAATTTTCAGCCAGCTGATGCTATTAAAAGATAGAAGTACTATAAATGACATATCTATCCAGTCTCAATCATGGATAATGAAATATTATTCAGGGACTGAATCTTTAGCTGAGTTTATTTACCACTATTATAGGCTGACCGGGCATTGTGTTCAGGACTACGGTTGGAACCATTATTCTACCAAATAA
- a CDS encoding methionyl-tRNA formyltransferase encodes MQISNALFIGSKQLGLNIFKCLQVSSPNIKWSVIHPDDSMDKRNSLKDFKAYAEINEIPFIITKTNREFENSFLSITPQIVFVCGWYQIFRKDMLDLAPFGFWGIHNSLLPKYRGGSPLVWSIIQGDNEIGASIFEIAEGMDEGKILHQVSIPFCEDDCIADALNKIETKLIKELPEKWISLIKGTAVFSFQNHEKATYCAQRIAEDGMINWNQQAETIHNFIRAQSKPYPGAFSYLNGKKITIWRSRVVSHRALGTPGQVYRRLDSSVWVSCKNGSILEIIETDLCGKKILPNEAFTSINNRLFTAHYNLFNE; translated from the coding sequence ATGCAAATTTCAAATGCTCTCTTTATAGGATCAAAACAGCTAGGCTTAAATATTTTTAAGTGTTTGCAGGTTAGCAGCCCTAATATTAAATGGTCAGTTATCCATCCAGATGACTCAATGGATAAAAGAAACAGCCTTAAAGATTTTAAGGCCTATGCGGAAATCAATGAAATACCCTTTATAATTACAAAAACAAATAGGGAATTCGAAAACTCTTTTTTATCGATAACTCCGCAGATTGTATTTGTATGTGGATGGTATCAAATATTTCGAAAAGATATGTTGGACTTAGCTCCGTTTGGATTTTGGGGTATTCATAACTCTTTACTTCCCAAATATCGAGGGGGCTCACCTTTAGTTTGGTCTATAATCCAAGGTGACAATGAAATTGGAGCATCTATTTTTGAAATAGCAGAAGGTATGGATGAAGGCAAAATACTCCATCAGGTCTCAATCCCTTTTTGTGAGGATGACTGCATTGCTGATGCCCTTAATAAAATTGAGACAAAGCTAATCAAAGAACTTCCTGAAAAATGGATTTCTTTAATAAAGGGTACGGCGGTCTTTTCTTTTCAGAATCATGAAAAAGCAACATACTGCGCTCAACGTATCGCTGAAGATGGAATGATTAACTGGAACCAGCAAGCTGAAACTATACATAATTTTATAAGAGCGCAGTCAAAACCTTATCCTGGTGCTTTTTCTTATTTAAATGGTAAAAAAATAACCATTTGGAGAAGCAGGGTTGTGTCTCACAGAGCATTGGGAACTCCCGGTCAAGTATATAGGAGACTAGATAGTTCTGTTTGGGTATCCTGTAAGAATGGCTCCATCTTAGAAATTATTGAAACGGATTTGTGTGGAAAAAAAATTCTACCGAATGAAGCTTTTACATCTATAAACAATAGACTTTTTACCGCACATTATAATTTATTTAATGAGTAA
- a CDS encoding methionyl-tRNA formyltransferase, whose protein sequence is MKIAIIGRTRTLLDTARLLHKEGVEIPLIWTYRDESHYGASISDFENLAKELKADFYTEFNICSPKNIERIRRYGCELAISINWISIINKDLIDVFPNGILNAHMGDLPRYKGNAVPNWAILNQEDQVGLCIHQMTPELDSGPIVKKDFFKLTDNTYISEVYDWFHKMSPRLFLDSVKAFKIGNANNYKQSSATRQLRCFPRRPEDSRIDWNQSVDAIHRLIRASSKPFSGAFSFLEGQQKITIWKATPYKYNGDFSAVPGQVCFSINNNPVIACKGGMLMLQDVSVDGTEDHVTSSSLILKSLRNRLI, encoded by the coding sequence ATGAAAATAGCAATAATTGGAAGAACTAGAACGCTTTTAGATACAGCGCGCCTGCTTCATAAAGAAGGGGTTGAAATACCTCTGATATGGACCTATCGCGATGAATCCCATTACGGGGCATCCATATCTGATTTTGAAAATTTAGCGAAAGAGCTAAAAGCAGATTTTTATACTGAATTCAATATATGTTCTCCCAAAAACATTGAGAGAATAAGAAGATATGGCTGCGAACTAGCTATCTCAATAAATTGGATCAGCATTATTAATAAGGATTTAATTGATGTATTCCCTAATGGTATACTCAATGCTCATATGGGTGATTTACCGAGATACAAAGGTAATGCTGTTCCCAATTGGGCGATATTAAATCAAGAGGATCAAGTTGGACTTTGTATCCACCAGATGACGCCTGAGCTAGATTCAGGTCCGATTGTAAAAAAAGATTTTTTCAAACTGACTGACAATACATATATTAGCGAAGTCTATGACTGGTTTCATAAAATGTCTCCAAGATTATTTCTCGACAGTGTAAAAGCTTTCAAGATAGGTAATGCTAATAATTATAAGCAATCCTCTGCCACACGGCAGCTAAGATGCTTCCCTAGAAGACCTGAGGACAGTCGGATTGATTGGAATCAATCAGTGGATGCAATTCATAGGCTCATCAGAGCTTCTTCGAAACCTTTTTCGGGAGCCTTTAGTTTTTTAGAAGGTCAGCAAAAAATAACTATATGGAAAGCGACGCCTTATAAATATAATGGAGATTTTTCTGCAGTTCCCGGTCAGGTGTGCTTTTCTATAAATAATAATCCTGTAATAGCATGTAAAGGTGGAATGTTAATGCTTCAGGATGTTTCCGTCGATGGAACAGAGGATCATGTTACAAGCTCCTCTCTTATTTTAAAAAGTTTACGCAATAGGCTAATTTAA
- a CDS encoding DegT/DnrJ/EryC1/StrS family aminotransferase gives MTRIPLIRPYISYSDVESDFKDIFESGWFTKGKFVSEFKHQIAEYTSSKYACTTTSATTALYACLRVLNIGVGDEVIVSDLSFPATANVVEEVGAVPIFADVSLDTFNMLPEELETKINSKTKAVIFVDAFGNLSGIDKIKSICRSHSIPLIEDAACAIGSSLDDIKSGNISDLTCFSFHPRKLLTCGEGGAITTNNTEYAQRIEVLLNHGAQVIDGKFDFIEAGYNFRMTEMQAAMGISQLKRLDAIVESRNTTKQEYSKLLEPLEFTPQRSDINTIHNVQSLVYRVPEGVSRDKLIHKLAEHNIETTLGTYCLSGLTYYAKKYGNINPNAQKLQNTTITLPCFEGVDVDRVIKTITKIL, from the coding sequence ATGACCAGAATTCCATTAATAAGACCTTATATTTCTTATAGTGATGTAGAATCTGATTTTAAAGATATTTTTGAATCAGGCTGGTTTACTAAAGGTAAATTTGTTTCTGAATTTAAGCATCAGATAGCAGAATACACTTCTTCCAAGTATGCTTGTACTACAACCTCAGCAACAACGGCTCTGTATGCCTGTTTAAGAGTTTTAAACATCGGGGTAGGGGATGAAGTTATAGTCTCTGATTTATCTTTCCCGGCTACAGCTAATGTTGTTGAAGAAGTTGGCGCTGTTCCTATTTTTGCGGATGTATCATTAGATACATTTAATATGCTTCCAGAGGAGTTGGAAACAAAAATTAATTCTAAAACAAAAGCTGTAATTTTTGTTGATGCATTCGGGAACCTTTCCGGAATTGATAAGATTAAGTCAATATGTAGATCACACTCTATTCCGCTGATTGAAGATGCCGCCTGTGCGATTGGCAGCTCCCTAGATGATATTAAAAGTGGAAATATTTCTGATTTAACATGCTTTAGTTTTCACCCCCGCAAACTTCTGACGTGCGGAGAAGGTGGAGCAATTACGACCAATAACACGGAATACGCCCAGAGAATTGAAGTTCTTCTTAATCATGGGGCTCAAGTAATAGATGGGAAATTTGATTTTATTGAAGCAGGTTACAACTTCAGAATGACTGAAATGCAAGCCGCGATGGGAATCTCCCAGCTTAAAAGACTGGATGCTATAGTTGAATCACGTAACACAACAAAGCAGGAGTACTCTAAACTGTTAGAACCGCTAGAGTTTACTCCACAAAGGTCAGATATAAACACAATACATAATGTTCAATCTTTAGTTTACAGAGTTCCAGAAGGTGTATCTAGAGATAAACTGATTCATAAGTTAGCAGAGCATAATATTGAGACAACTCTCGGCACGTACTGTCTTAGCGGATTAACATATTATGCTAAGAAATATGGAAATATTAATCCAAATGCTCAAAAACTCCAAAATACGACAATTACTTTACCGTGCTTCGAAGGAGTCGATGTTGATAGGGTGATAAAAACGATTACCAAAATATTATAG
- a CDS encoding acyltransferase has translation MFKFFALVTNKKYWILHSLIIKIVLRICGIQVGSNFYIEGVPSLKIRGKASNVIIGDNVNILGDIDLRNRENGKIIFCNNVTIEGYCRFVSAREGTIKVGEGSIVTAYALINGGEDLIIGRQCIIGPRASINANEHVFRRNTPVRSSGFDHEPIYIEDDCWLAANVTVMKGVTLSKGSIVGAGAVVTKSTEPYSINVGIPAKKVSERK, from the coding sequence ATGTTCAAGTTTTTTGCGCTCGTAACGAACAAAAAATATTGGATTCTACATAGTCTTATTATCAAAATTGTTTTGAGAATATGCGGAATTCAAGTCGGATCAAATTTTTATATTGAAGGTGTTCCAAGCCTAAAAATCCGCGGTAAAGCTTCAAATGTGATTATCGGTGATAATGTAAACATTCTTGGTGATATTGATCTTAGAAATCGAGAAAATGGAAAAATTATTTTTTGTAATAATGTTACAATTGAAGGATATTGCCGATTTGTCTCAGCGCGTGAAGGTACAATTAAGGTTGGTGAAGGGTCAATTGTAACGGCATATGCTTTAATTAATGGTGGAGAAGACTTAATTATAGGCAGGCAGTGTATCATTGGTCCTAGGGCAAGCATTAACGCTAATGAACATGTTTTTCGGCGCAATACTCCTGTCCGTAGTTCAGGCTTTGACCATGAACCCATTTATATAGAAGATGATTGCTGGCTGGCAGCTAATGTAACAGTCATGAAAGGTGTGACTCTTTCAAAAGGTTCAATTGTCGGCGCAGGTGCTGTTGTCACCAAAAGTACTGAGCCTTATTCTATTAATGTAGGCATCCCAGCTAAGAAAGTTTCTGAAAGGAAGTAA
- the asnB gene encoding asparagine synthase (glutamine-hydrolyzing) — MCGIAGFFATSTDSSISQDEIRKMTYAIRHRGPDDSGCLLIDKKTGETILFHDDEVGPGPGYGQVAFGHRRLSILDLSVRGQQPMGHHETGVWLTFNGEVYNYVELSKELESLGHHFETTTDTEVVVKAYVEWGEDCFRRFNGMWALALYDPRSDKLILSRDRFGKKPLYYYNSGKHILFSSEIKSLLTHSGTPKEVNESKLVDYAGRHYRYVDDNSESFFKNINQVPKGHILTVTGQGRSELKKYWDINYEPDFSAKHSEQDIVAMFRNLLEDAVRIRLRSDVPVGCMLSGGMDSTSITCMAAEHSTNMHTFSGVTGSGCYDESEYINLVAEKANSKHKYIYPDPGEMFSTLKEMMSFHDEPICTVTWYCTYVIIREIAKEGIPVILTGHGGDELLAGYWDHYHYNFDDIRSEGKDDSYEMKAWLDNHNRDPNECVREKKFIESLKANRRIALDKFSQYTSCLSKKITGDVEKKIECPEFGGELTKRLYLEMFNETIPASLRAEDRNMMAFSIENRVPFLDYRLADLCFNLGNEYKIRNGLGKWLLREAMKGILPEKVRTRKDKAGFIAPFDNWIRNENREQMEELINASSYVNEDIYDHKSLRSLYDRHLSGEDHYMFFWQYINLNIWYDEFWK, encoded by the coding sequence ATGTGTGGAATTGCAGGTTTTTTTGCCACTAGTACAGACTCCAGCATCAGTCAGGATGAAATTAGAAAAATGACTTATGCAATCAGACACCGCGGACCTGATGATTCAGGGTGCTTGCTGATTGATAAGAAAACCGGTGAAACCATTCTTTTTCATGATGATGAAGTCGGGCCGGGACCCGGGTACGGGCAAGTTGCATTTGGCCACAGACGACTGAGTATTCTTGATTTGTCTGTGCGCGGTCAACAACCCATGGGGCATCATGAAACAGGTGTTTGGCTCACATTTAATGGTGAAGTCTATAACTATGTTGAGCTATCGAAGGAACTTGAGAGTCTTGGACATCATTTTGAAACTACAACTGATACTGAAGTTGTAGTAAAAGCTTACGTTGAGTGGGGCGAGGATTGCTTTCGTCGCTTTAACGGGATGTGGGCTTTAGCTCTGTATGACCCTCGCAGTGATAAACTGATCCTTTCCCGAGATCGCTTTGGTAAGAAGCCACTTTACTATTACAATTCTGGTAAGCACATTCTTTTTTCTTCTGAAATTAAGTCATTACTGACCCACTCAGGAACACCAAAAGAAGTTAACGAAAGCAAACTTGTCGATTACGCCGGAAGGCATTATCGCTATGTTGATGATAATTCGGAATCATTTTTCAAAAATATTAATCAGGTTCCTAAAGGGCATATACTCACTGTGACAGGACAGGGGCGGAGCGAGCTGAAAAAGTATTGGGATATAAACTATGAGCCTGACTTTTCAGCTAAGCATTCTGAGCAAGACATAGTTGCCATGTTTAGGAATCTTCTTGAAGATGCTGTACGTATTCGTCTGCGCAGTGACGTTCCTGTAGGGTGTATGTTAAGCGGCGGAATGGACTCGACCTCCATTACATGTATGGCAGCTGAACATTCAACAAATATGCATACTTTTTCAGGGGTCACAGGTAGCGGGTGCTATGATGAGTCTGAGTATATTAATCTTGTAGCTGAAAAAGCTAACAGTAAGCATAAATATATTTATCCTGATCCGGGTGAAATGTTCAGTACCCTTAAAGAAATGATGAGCTTTCACGATGAACCAATCTGTACTGTTACCTGGTACTGCACTTATGTAATTATTCGTGAAATTGCAAAAGAAGGAATACCAGTTATACTTACAGGTCATGGCGGTGATGAGTTGCTTGCCGGATATTGGGACCACTATCATTATAATTTTGATGATATCCGATCTGAAGGAAAAGATGATTCGTATGAAATGAAAGCATGGCTAGACAATCATAACCGTGATCCCAATGAATGTGTTCGTGAGAAAAAATTTATTGAGTCTCTAAAGGCTAATCGAAGAATTGCCCTTGATAAATTCTCTCAATATACCAGTTGCTTGTCCAAAAAAATTACTGGTGATGTTGAAAAGAAAATTGAGTGTCCAGAGTTTGGCGGAGAGCTTACTAAAAGACTTTATTTAGAGATGTTTAACGAGACTATTCCGGCCAGCCTAAGAGCTGAAGATAGAAATATGATGGCTTTTTCAATTGAAAATAGAGTCCCGTTTCTTGATTATCGCTTAGCCGATCTGTGTTTTAACTTGGGCAATGAATACAAAATAAGAAATGGTCTTGGAAAGTGGCTTTTACGTGAGGCTATGAAAGGTATTTTACCGGAGAAGGTTAGAACTCGTAAAGATAAAGCCGGTTTTATTGCTCCTTTTGATAATTGGATTCGCAATGAGAATCGTGAGCAGATGGAAGAGCTAATAAATGCCAGCTCATATGTGAATGAAGATATATATGATCATAAAAGTTTAAGATCTCTCTACGATAGACATCTGTCAGGGGAAGATCATTACATGTTCTTTTGGCAGTATATTAACTTAAATATTTGGTATGATGAGTTTTGGAAATAG
- a CDS encoding class I SAM-dependent methyltransferase → MSNKSVNKQGEERYENVFGDTFAMYTRKEMEEFIEPFRVRFDRNGLDARKIFAGKKCFDAGCGNGRGSLFMLMNGAAHVTSYDFSKKNIQSTRNFLKEFGYSDFDTMQGSLENIPFDDQEFDFVWCNGVIMHTEHPNECLKEISRILKTGGNSWLYIYGSGGVYWNIIYHFRKLLEDISIEQCIAALKLMRYETRYIAEFIDDWYATFLRTYTDKDLSARLKALGFEDPELLKYGMDYDTSHRRNTYLTNIEKDYVGEGDLRYLLSKKEHSVSEGSPLRESEYGSDFKYPDTVTNVISPCFEKIQSLELSALARVALAAHIQRELRLLLDAQKNFEIKEVLTLIESLIVQADIIKDL, encoded by the coding sequence ATGAGCAACAAAAGTGTAAATAAGCAAGGCGAAGAACGTTATGAAAATGTTTTCGGGGATACTTTTGCTATGTATACTCGGAAAGAGATGGAAGAGTTCATAGAGCCTTTTAGAGTTCGTTTTGATAGAAATGGATTAGATGCTAGAAAAATATTTGCAGGGAAGAAGTGTTTTGACGCAGGTTGTGGGAATGGCAGAGGGTCATTATTCATGCTGATGAACGGTGCGGCACATGTTACCTCCTATGATTTCAGTAAAAAGAATATTCAAAGTACTAGAAATTTTTTAAAAGAATTTGGATATTCCGATTTTGACACAATGCAGGGTAGCCTTGAAAATATTCCGTTTGATGATCAGGAGTTCGATTTTGTATGGTGTAATGGTGTTATTATGCACACAGAGCACCCAAATGAATGTTTGAAAGAGATTTCCCGTATTTTGAAAACAGGTGGTAATTCTTGGCTATATATTTATGGTTCGGGCGGAGTATACTGGAATATAATTTATCATTTTCGTAAGCTACTCGAAGATATATCGATTGAGCAATGTATCGCAGCACTAAAGTTAATGAGATATGAAACTAGGTATATAGCTGAATTTATAGATGATTGGTATGCTACATTCTTGCGTACGTATACAGACAAGGATTTGAGCGCAAGATTAAAGGCTTTAGGATTTGAAGATCCCGAGTTGCTTAAATACGGAATGGACTATGATACAAGTCATCGTAGAAATACATATCTTACTAATATTGAGAAGGATTATGTCGGCGAAGGTGATTTGCGATACTTGCTGTCTAAAAAAGAGCACTCAGTCTCTGAAGGAAGTCCTCTTCGTGAGTCTGAGTATGGTTCAGATTTTAAATATCCGGACACTGTGACCAATGTAATCTCACCATGCTTTGAAAAAATTCAATCTCTTGAGCTAAGTGCCCTTGCAAGAGTTGCACTTGCTGCACATATTCAGAGGGAGCTAAGACTCTTGCTTGATGCACAAAAGAATTTTGAAATTAAAGAAGTTTTGACTTTGATAGAGTCTTTAATTGTACAGGCCGATATTATCAAAGATCTTTAA
- a CDS encoding NAD-dependent epimerase/dehydratase family protein, translated as MMEIKGRRVALVGGAGFIGHNLALELKKLGAEVCVIDGLQVNNLLAFSSTEESIANRNLYLSILNERQDLLRKAGIPVYIQDARDYHGLSHLMSSVKPQTVVHLAAVSHANKSNKTPHSTFDHSFRTLENMLDISRSEGSGVEHFVYFSSSMIYGNFEGGFVTEKTPCDPIGIYGALKFGGEKLVVAYNQVFDMPYTIIRPSALYGERCVSRRVGQIFIENALKGVDITLAGDGSDKLDFTYIKDMVNGMVKVISNENSFNQTFNLTYGDSRTLNQMAEIIKGEFPDVTIKYVPKDRLMPDRGTLSVDKAKELVGYDPEWPLEKGFVEYIKWYKSLPSNLTKDGVMPVTYG; from the coding sequence ATGATGGAAATTAAAGGTAGGCGAGTTGCTTTAGTTGGTGGTGCCGGGTTTATAGGCCATAACCTTGCTCTTGAGTTGAAGAAGCTTGGTGCTGAGGTTTGTGTTATTGACGGTCTTCAAGTGAATAACCTGCTTGCGTTTTCTTCCACAGAAGAAAGTATTGCTAACAGAAATCTTTATCTGTCCATTTTGAATGAAAGACAAGATTTGCTGAGAAAAGCCGGTATTCCTGTATATATACAAGATGCTCGTGACTACCATGGCTTATCGCATTTGATGTCTTCAGTTAAACCACAGACAGTAGTGCATTTGGCTGCTGTTTCTCATGCCAACAAGTCAAATAAAACTCCACACAGCACATTTGATCATAGTTTTCGAACTCTTGAAAATATGCTTGATATCTCCAGAAGTGAAGGCAGTGGCGTTGAACATTTCGTCTATTTTTCATCAAGCATGATTTATGGCAATTTCGAAGGTGGTTTTGTTACAGAAAAAACTCCTTGTGATCCTATAGGTATTTATGGTGCACTTAAGTTCGGTGGTGAAAAACTTGTAGTTGCATATAATCAGGTTTTTGATATGCCCTATACAATTATTCGCCCATCAGCACTCTATGGTGAACGTTGCGTTAGTCGCAGAGTCGGTCAAATCTTTATTGAGAATGCTCTCAAGGGTGTTGATATTACTCTTGCAGGAGATGGTTCAGATAAATTAGATTTTACCTATATTAAAGATATGGTTAACGGGATGGTTAAAGTGATCAGTAATGAAAATTCTTTCAACCAGACTTTCAACCTGACATATGGAGATTCAAGAACTCTTAATCAGATGGCGGAAATTATAAAGGGTGAATTTCCTGATGTAACAATCAAATATGTACCTAAAGACAGACTGATGCCTGACCGTGGAACTCTCTCAGTAGATAAAGCTAAAGAGCTAGTTGGATATGATCCTGAGTGGCCTCTTGAAAAAGGTTTTGTCGAATATATTAAATGGTACAAGAGCCTTCCTAGTAATTTGACTAAAGATGGCGTGATGCCTGTCACATACGGCTAA
- a CDS encoding N-acetyl sugar amidotransferase, with protein sequence MKYCSKCLMPDTKPYSVFDANGVCSACKVHEEEKRAVDGIDWDSRKKELDDLVTTIKAKKAPFFDVLVPVSGGKDSMTQVHRMLEYDLRILAVNVDYGIKTEIGIENLNCIPENMGASLQIFRPELKLHKELIRIGYEDFGDPDLLSHTMLHGHPLRVALAYNIPLVFLGENSAFEYGGDDDISGLTRMTRDWFSKYAANSGHDASFVSKKYNIPMNKLVNYDFPDEIEQSDIITAFSSYYFYWDSETHLEIAKQYGFKELDEPREGTYRTYVGIDEKINRIHQYFKVLKFGYGRATDHVCEDIRNGSMSREKAKELVRKYDLEPLSDEYIDDFCRFINITRERFFEVVEQYRNTDIWKKDDSNNWFIPGHLED encoded by the coding sequence ATGAAATATTGTTCAAAATGTTTAATGCCGGATACTAAGCCGTATAGTGTTTTTGATGCAAATGGGGTTTGCAGCGCATGCAAAGTTCATGAAGAAGAGAAGCGGGCGGTTGATGGTATTGACTGGGATAGCCGTAAAAAAGAACTTGATGATCTTGTTACAACTATAAAAGCTAAAAAAGCTCCTTTTTTTGATGTATTGGTACCCGTCAGCGGCGGTAAGGATAGTATGACGCAGGTACACCGTATGCTTGAATATGATTTAAGAATTCTAGCTGTCAATGTCGACTACGGCATTAAGACTGAAATAGGTATTGAGAATCTTAATTGTATACCTGAGAATATGGGGGCATCATTACAAATTTTCCGTCCGGAACTCAAACTGCATAAAGAACTTATTCGCATAGGTTACGAAGATTTTGGTGATCCTGATCTACTGAGCCATACAATGCTTCACGGACATCCATTGCGCGTTGCTTTAGCCTACAACATCCCACTCGTTTTTCTTGGTGAAAACTCTGCTTTTGAGTATGGCGGTGATGATGATATTTCCGGCTTAACGCGGATGACTAGAGATTGGTTTTCTAAGTATGCAGCTAACAGTGGGCATGATGCTTCTTTTGTTTCAAAAAAATATAATATTCCCATGAATAAGCTGGTAAATTATGATTTTCCTGATGAAATAGAACAGTCTGATATCATAACAGCATTCTCAAGTTATTATTTTTACTGGGATTCTGAGACTCATTTGGAGATTGCCAAGCAGTACGGCTTTAAAGAACTGGATGAGCCTAGGGAAGGAACTTACCGCACTTACGTCGGTATTGACGAAAAAATTAATAGAATCCATCAGTATTTTAAAGTGTTGAAGTTCGGATATGGAAGGGCAACAGATCATGTTTGTGAAGATATCCGTAACGGATCGATGAGTCGTGAAAAGGCTAAAGAATTGGTGCGAAAGTATGATCTTGAACCTTTATCAGACGAATATATCGATGATTTTTGTAGGTTTATCAATATTACGCGTGAAAGATTTTTTGAAGTAGTTGAACAGTATCGTAATACAGATATATGGAAAAAAGATGATTCTAATAATTGGTTCATTCCAGGTCATTTAGAAGATTAG
- a CDS encoding polysaccharide deacetylase family protein, with translation MGKQVNPFGEAAYGLTFDFDFEKDIDAFPVLLDLLKKYEIQAGLAVIGKFVEKYPDIHMRAIDEGHELINHSYTHPDNPHWAPDRFFNKLSYGEQKVEIEKAHEACWKTLKYECVGFRTPHYGNLHTESVYQILSGLGYKYSSSTAACGYKGYAAPSMHSHGIMEIPTGCSVNFPLAIFDSWNMLRKEKPFLGDDDLFVEEFCKTIQLVKKYNLFLTHYFDPYDVVENNKMERMLKCLHGLKTVLYKDVV, from the coding sequence ATGGGAAAGCAAGTTAACCCTTTTGGTGAAGCTGCTTATGGCTTAACATTCGACTTTGATTTTGAAAAAGATATTGATGCTTTTCCAGTACTTCTGGATTTACTTAAAAAATATGAAATACAGGCTGGGCTGGCTGTAATCGGAAAATTTGTTGAAAAGTATCCTGATATTCATATGAGAGCCATTGATGAAGGGCACGAGCTGATCAACCATTCTTATACCCATCCAGACAATCCTCATTGGGCTCCGGACAGGTTTTTTAATAAGCTGTCTTATGGTGAACAGAAGGTCGAGATAGAAAAGGCCCATGAAGCTTGCTGGAAAACTTTAAAGTATGAATGTGTTGGTTTCAGAACCCCGCATTATGGCAATCTACATACGGAGAGTGTTTATCAAATCTTATCAGGACTTGGGTACAAATATAGCAGTTCTACGGCAGCGTGCGGTTATAAAGGGTACGCTGCTCCATCAATGCATTCACATGGAATAATGGAGATTCCCACAGGATGCAGCGTAAATTTTCCTTTAGCTATTTTTGATTCTTGGAACATGCTCAGAAAGGAAAAGCCATTTTTAGGTGATGATGACCTTTTTGTGGAAGAATTCTGTAAAACGATACAATTAGTTAAAAAATATAATTTATTTTTGACCCACTATTTTGATCCATATGATGTTGTTGAAAATAATAAGATGGAAAGAATGCTTAAGTGTTTACACGGGTTAAAAACTGTTTTGTATAAAGATGTTGTATAA